One Vespa velutina chromosome 19, iVesVel2.1, whole genome shotgun sequence DNA segment encodes these proteins:
- the LOC124955868 gene encoding glypican-6 isoform X1, whose translation MSGGRTSTTMVLLIASIVLSSLLTTSVNGAGLKCDAVRPDFEAQGFPLSDIPKEPISSKELKICGGISSGGEVCCSADMELRLQARARDKHEKETKDTLQRLHQLLSTRGNRFHSFFKELLATSKRGFHEMFKKTYGILYEQNAYVFTDLFKELENYYAKGTVNLDDTMDNFFNTLYQKMFTVLNSQYKFDDKYLECVGDHMKEMRPFGDVPQKLSVQIKRSFVSTRAFSQALTVAADVLKNMQTLKSSPECAAALTRMTACLSCSGITGKVLACDDMCTNVMKGCLAQHVALDGEWNQFVEAFDKVADRLLGPFNIEMLMKPINLKISEAIMNFQESSSDVSQRIFTGCGRPVLGRRRRRDNRELELESLNFDQETSAEDRSSTAAILDKLVKEIRQRVRDSRQFWVYLPYQLCNDGLVQPPSNTKECWNGTHVDKYIYPVSSDGETQPLNPEVRSSGPRPTIVRDQIFALTTITNRLRSAFNGQDVDWIDTEETWYGSGSGSGDGSGGIDNENHFEEGSGYGGDHSSPEQPTKQATPNKGPEEVPTGGKTDTETKPNINDNVKKHGGNNATSTVDVSGASRQKISLSRALTTYLVPIVVMWFGGCLTEWL comes from the exons CAAAGGAATTGAAAATATGCGGTGGTATAAGCAGCGGAGGGGAGGTTTGTTGTTCAGCCGACATGGAATTACGATTACAAGCAAGGGCACGAGACAAGCACGAGAAAGAAACCAAGGATACACTTCAGCGACTCCATCAGCTCTTGTCCACTCGTGGAAATAGATTTCATA GTTTCTTCAAGGAACTCTTGGCGACCAGCAAGAGAGGCTTCCACGAGATGTTTAAGAAAACTTATGGGATTTTGTATGAACAAAATGCTTACGTCTTCACGGATCTATTCAAAGAACTTGAGAATTATTATGCTAAGGGAACG GTCAATCTGGATGACACGATGGACAATTTCTTCAATACGCTTTATCAAAAGATGTTCACCGTGTTGAACAGTCAATATAAGTTTGACGATAAGTATTTGGAATGCGTGGGCGATCACATGAAGGAAATGAGACCGTTCGGGGATGTACCACAAAAACTCAGCgttcaaataaaaagatctttCGTTTCTACTAGAGCCTTCAGTCAAGCATTAACAGTAGCTGCTGACGTTTTGAAGAACATgcaaacg TTGAAATCATCACCAGAATGTGCTGCGGCGTTGACAAGAATGACGGCCTGTCTCTCATGCAGCGGTATAACAGGGAAGGTGTTGGCTTGCGACGACATGTGTACTAACGTAATGAAGGGGTGTTTAGCACAGCACGTGGCGCTTGACGGCGAATGGAATCAATTTGTCG AGGCCTTCGATAAAGTAGCCGATCGTTTGCTCGGCCCGTTCAACATAGAGATGTTGATGAAACCAATAAACTTGAAGATATCGGAAGCGATAATGAACTTCCAAGAGAGCAGTAGCGACGTCTCGCAAAGGATATTTACCGGTTGCGGACGTCCTGTCTTGGgtagacgaagacgaagagatAACAGAGAGTTGGAACTAGAATCTTTGAACTTCGATCAGGAAACGTCGGCCGAGGATCGTTCCTCGACCGCCGCGATACTGGACAAGCTCGTCAAGGAGATAAGACAGAGGGTGAGAGATTCTCGACAGTTCTGGGTCTATCTACCTTATCAGTTATGCAATGACGGTTTAGTACAACCACCTAGCAATACAAAGGAATGTTGGAACGGCACGCATGTCgataa atatatatatcccgTATCATCGGACGGTGAGACGCAACCATTAAATCCGGAAGTACGAAGTAGCGGACCAAGGCCTACGATCGTTAGAGATCAAATATTTGcattaacaacgataacgaacAGGCTTAGATCTGCATTCAATGGTCAAGATGTTGATTGGATAGATAcag AGGAAACGTGGTACGGATCGGGAAGTGGATCCGGTGACGGTTCGGGTGGTATAGACAACGAGAATCATTTCGAGGAAGGATCAGGTTACGGTGGTGATCATTCATCCCCGGAACAACCAACGAAACAGGCAACACCTAATAAAGGTCCAGAAGAGGTACCAACAGGCGGGAAGACGGACACGGAGACCAAGCCAAATATCAATGACAACGTTAAGAAACACGGTGGCAATAATGCAACGTCTACGGTAGACGTTAGTGGAGCTAGCagacaaaaaatatcattgtcGCGTGCACTAACAACGTATTTGGTGCCGATTGTCGTTATGTGGTTTGGTGGATGTCTAACCGAGTGGCTGTGA
- the LOC124955868 gene encoding glypican-6 isoform X2 — MELRLQARARDKHEKETKDTLQRLHQLLSTRGNRFHSFFKELLATSKRGFHEMFKKTYGILYEQNAYVFTDLFKELENYYAKGTVNLDDTMDNFFNTLYQKMFTVLNSQYKFDDKYLECVGDHMKEMRPFGDVPQKLSVQIKRSFVSTRAFSQALTVAADVLKNMQTLKSSPECAAALTRMTACLSCSGITGKVLACDDMCTNVMKGCLAQHVALDGEWNQFVEAFDKVADRLLGPFNIEMLMKPINLKISEAIMNFQESSSDVSQRIFTGCGRPVLGRRRRRDNRELELESLNFDQETSAEDRSSTAAILDKLVKEIRQRVRDSRQFWVYLPYQLCNDGLVQPPSNTKECWNGTHVDKYIYPVSSDGETQPLNPEVRSSGPRPTIVRDQIFALTTITNRLRSAFNGQDVDWIDTEETWYGSGSGSGDGSGGIDNENHFEEGSGYGGDHSSPEQPTKQATPNKGPEEVPTGGKTDTETKPNINDNVKKHGGNNATSTVDVSGASRQKISLSRALTTYLVPIVVMWFGGCLTEWL, encoded by the exons ATGGAATTACGATTACAAGCAAGGGCACGAGACAAGCACGAGAAAGAAACCAAGGATACACTTCAGCGACTCCATCAGCTCTTGTCCACTCGTGGAAATAGATTTCATA GTTTCTTCAAGGAACTCTTGGCGACCAGCAAGAGAGGCTTCCACGAGATGTTTAAGAAAACTTATGGGATTTTGTATGAACAAAATGCTTACGTCTTCACGGATCTATTCAAAGAACTTGAGAATTATTATGCTAAGGGAACG GTCAATCTGGATGACACGATGGACAATTTCTTCAATACGCTTTATCAAAAGATGTTCACCGTGTTGAACAGTCAATATAAGTTTGACGATAAGTATTTGGAATGCGTGGGCGATCACATGAAGGAAATGAGACCGTTCGGGGATGTACCACAAAAACTCAGCgttcaaataaaaagatctttCGTTTCTACTAGAGCCTTCAGTCAAGCATTAACAGTAGCTGCTGACGTTTTGAAGAACATgcaaacg TTGAAATCATCACCAGAATGTGCTGCGGCGTTGACAAGAATGACGGCCTGTCTCTCATGCAGCGGTATAACAGGGAAGGTGTTGGCTTGCGACGACATGTGTACTAACGTAATGAAGGGGTGTTTAGCACAGCACGTGGCGCTTGACGGCGAATGGAATCAATTTGTCG AGGCCTTCGATAAAGTAGCCGATCGTTTGCTCGGCCCGTTCAACATAGAGATGTTGATGAAACCAATAAACTTGAAGATATCGGAAGCGATAATGAACTTCCAAGAGAGCAGTAGCGACGTCTCGCAAAGGATATTTACCGGTTGCGGACGTCCTGTCTTGGgtagacgaagacgaagagatAACAGAGAGTTGGAACTAGAATCTTTGAACTTCGATCAGGAAACGTCGGCCGAGGATCGTTCCTCGACCGCCGCGATACTGGACAAGCTCGTCAAGGAGATAAGACAGAGGGTGAGAGATTCTCGACAGTTCTGGGTCTATCTACCTTATCAGTTATGCAATGACGGTTTAGTACAACCACCTAGCAATACAAAGGAATGTTGGAACGGCACGCATGTCgataa atatatatatcccgTATCATCGGACGGTGAGACGCAACCATTAAATCCGGAAGTACGAAGTAGCGGACCAAGGCCTACGATCGTTAGAGATCAAATATTTGcattaacaacgataacgaacAGGCTTAGATCTGCATTCAATGGTCAAGATGTTGATTGGATAGATAcag AGGAAACGTGGTACGGATCGGGAAGTGGATCCGGTGACGGTTCGGGTGGTATAGACAACGAGAATCATTTCGAGGAAGGATCAGGTTACGGTGGTGATCATTCATCCCCGGAACAACCAACGAAACAGGCAACACCTAATAAAGGTCCAGAAGAGGTACCAACAGGCGGGAAGACGGACACGGAGACCAAGCCAAATATCAATGACAACGTTAAGAAACACGGTGGCAATAATGCAACGTCTACGGTAGACGTTAGTGGAGCTAGCagacaaaaaatatcattgtcGCGTGCACTAACAACGTATTTGGTGCCGATTGTCGTTATGTGGTTTGGTGGATGTCTAACCGAGTGGCTGTGA